The Malassezia japonica chromosome 5, complete sequence genome contains a region encoding:
- the RPS13 gene encoding ribosomal 40S subunit protein S13 (BUSCO:EOG0926514P; COG:J; EggNog:ENOG503P1R2), whose translation MGRMYSKGKGISSSALPYRRTPPSWLKTSPEEVVQQIVKLARKGVTPSQIGAQLRDSHGIAQVRFVTGNKILRILKSEGLAPEIPEDLYHLIKRAVSVRKHLERSRKDVNAKFRLILIESTIHRLTRYYKTTGAVPPTFKYESSTASTLVA comes from the exons ATGGGTCGCATGTACTCCAAGGGAAAGGGCATTAGCTCGTCTGCGCTTCCTTACCGCCGCACTCCCCCTTCGTGGCTGAAGACCAGCCCCGAGGAGGTTGTGCAGCAGATCGTGAAGCTCGCCCGCAAGGGTGTTACCCCCTCGCAGATCGGCGCTCAGCTCCGTGACTCGCACGGCATTGCGCAGGTCCGCTTCGTGACCGGTAACAAGATCCTCCGTATCCTCAAGAGCGAGGGTCTCGCTCCCGAGATCCCGGAGGACCTCTACCACCTCATC AAGCGCGCCGTCAGCGTCCGCAAGCACCTTGAGCGCAGCCGCAAGGACGTCAACGCCAAGTTCCGCCTCATTCTCATCGAGTCGACGATCCACCGTCTGACCCGCTACTACAAGACCACTGGCGCTGTCCCGCCGACTTTCAAGTACGAgtcgtcgaccgcctcgactCTTGTGGCGTAA
- a CDS encoding uncharacterized protein (TransMembrane:1 (n4-17c22/23o38-57i); EggNog:ENOG503P8WV), translated as MASAVLSALGYASFGFLARCYALGIQKRNILDNFGGHAAFAGAFGALGYWLHGVKISQQELLEKKQKELTERRLA; from the exons ATGGCTTCTGCGGTTCTGAGTGCACTCGGCTACGCCAGCTTTGGTTTTTTGGCGCGCTGCTACGCCCTGGGTATCCAGAAGCGTAACATTCTCGACA ACTTTGGCGGTCACGCCGCGTTTGCGGGTGCGTTTGGTGCGCTTGGTTACTGGCTCCACGGCGTCAAGATCTcgcagcaggagctgctggaGAAGAAGCAGAAGGAGCTCACGGAGCGCCGGTTGGCATAA
- the RPS6 gene encoding 40S ribosomal protein S6 (COG:J; EggNog:ENOG503NUD1), which translates to MKLNVANPATGAQKSFEFLDERNVRCFYDKRMSQDVEVDTLGDEWKGYVLRIGGGNDKQGFPMKQGVLLPYRVRLLLGEGDSCYRQRRTGERRRKSVRGCIVGPDIQALHCIVVKQGEQEIPGLTDAESAVPKRLGPKRANHIRKFFNLSKDDDVRKYVIRRTIEPKKEGAKPKTKAPKIQRLITPQRLQRKRDAQRVKKLRIVKANQQKAEYGDLVAKRISERKQRHLAAEANN; encoded by the exons ATGAAGCTCAACGTTGCCAACCCTGCCACGGGCGCGCAGAAGTCCTTTGAGTTCCTTGACGAGCGCAATGT GCGCTGCTTCTACGACAAGCGCATGTCCCAGGATGTCGAGGTCGACACCCTCGGTGACGAGTGGAAGGGCTACGTCCTCCGCATTGGCGGTGGTAACGACAAGCAGGGTTTCCCCATGAAGCAGGGTGTCCTGCTGCCCTACCGTGtccgcctcctcctcggtgAGGGCGACTCGTGCTACCGTCAGCGCCGCACTGgtgagcgccgccggaaGTCGGTCCGCGGCTGCATCGTCGGCCCCGATATCCAGGCCCTTCACTGCATCGTCGTCAAGCAGGGTGAGCAGGAGATCCCTGGCCTGACCGATGCCGAGAGCGCCGTCCCCAAGCGTCTTGGTCCCAAGCGTGCCAACC ACATCCGCAAGTTCTTCAACCTCTCGAAAGATGACGATGTGCGCAAGTACGTTATCCGCCGTACCATCGAGCCCAAGAAGGAGGGTGCTAAGCCCAAGACCAAGGCCCCCAAGATCCAGCGCCTCATCACTCCCCAGCGTctccagcgcaagcgcgacgctcagCGCGTGAAGAAGCTCCGTATCGTCAAGGCCAACCAGCAGAAGGCCGAGTACGGCGACCTTGTCGCCAAGCGCATCAGCGAGAGGAAGCAGCGCCACCTTGCCGCGGAGGCCAACAACTAA